GTCCAGGATTTGCACCAGGTACACCAGTTTGAACAGTACCACTTAATGGTTGATTAAATGAGAAACCAATTTGTTGTGACGTATCCAGTAAACAATAATGAAGCAAAAATGTTAGTGCTTCTAAATGTGTTACTGTATAATCAGCAGGTAAGCAACATTCAACTGTGCTTATATCTTGCAACTTTGAAAGCAGAGTTGCTTCTTCACTGATATAATAAGAAGCTAAATGCTCAATATTATAACATAGTTGATGAATCACTGATGTTACTATGGATGTTAATGATGAGCCCATAAATGGCAGGCTAGATGTAACAAGAGTTGTCCAATGTTGATGCAGATGTCTCATATGTTCCTAAAGTAATATCATAattaagtgaaaaaaaaatttatttctattacataTTAAGTAATATTCATCAACATTTGTTACAAATGATATATAGGACAAACCAATTGTAATGCACTAAGAATGCTGTTAAGAAACATTGATTGTTGTGGTATTGGAATACCAGGTACATATTTCAAGCTATTAGCTGTTAAGTTTGAAACAGATCGAGTTGGGGTACTTGGAATAGATGATGTCATAACACcaatttcttctcctttttgtaTGCTACATTGATGCTCTAACATTATCAAGGATAACAACAAcctaaaaaacaataatacagtataaaaaacaaatatattatatttcaaatggattttttaaaaatactctATTACCTTAAAAGTTGTATTTGAAAAGCTTCAGTATGGTCACTTGCTCTATATttgcatttattaatttcattttctataattggatcattaaacgatattatttcttctgtGAATGTAAagatttcttcattttctttatttgcatTTTTCATACTCATCACACTTGATACAAGACAATGAAGTGCAACTTTTTGAACTTTGCATTTAGCGAGTAAATCGACTATATAGCAACTAAAACCTTTTCCAGAATCTCGTACAATATGAATTAGTTCAGAGAATATTAGAGTTAACAGTTCTGCACTTGCAAGTTGTAcctttaaagaaataaaaattaataaaataattaatatatataatttcgtaatatatcATACTTACTTGTCGATTTCCAGAAATTTCTTCTTGTGTAAGTCTCATTTGTCCTAAATTAGGATAATAACTTCTAGCAAAATAAAGACAGACACTAATTAAAACCTCCAAATACATGCTGCTTCTATAGGCTGCTATAAATTCTGTATAAGCTATATCACCATGAAAGTTTCTTCCAAATACACTTTTTCTATGTCTAGCTAGTAAATTTAATAGTGTTGTATTTTTTGTGGCATTAGCGACACCAGTTGTTGCTGCACAACACAGAAACATTCTAGTATTTGTTATAAGTTCGTTTCTCAATGTACGTAAAGCATATAAGGTTCTTGTTGAATCATATACTCCACAATAAAGAAGCATATGAGAATGAAGATTGTGAACACCTACTCCAGAATTGCGATTTGCTTTTACATTATGTTGCATAACGTCATCCgtctacaaaaaaaatttcattgtaagaaaatatatattcaaaagggttagtaattttaaattacttaCATTCTTACTAGTTTCAACATCACATATTTGCATTACTCGATCAAGAACttcattcaatatttcttCCACAATACTGGTGGTACTAGAATTACTGAAATATTCTTCTGCAGTAGTACTTAAGTCAATATCACCTTCTTCGCCATCCATTGTCCAACTAGGAACTTCAGCACTTGTTTCAAAGCTTCCTACATCATGTACATCATAGCCTGTTGTAAATTCATTAGTACTTTGATATTTGCCTTTTAAAATAGTTCCTGCTACTTCTCTTGAACCACCTGATATCATAATATGTTCCTTTTTCGTCTTATTTTGCTTGTTGTTTATTTCTGGACTACTAGAATCAAAGCTGTTTGTAATAGAATCCAATGACGAACCTATGTCgccattcattttttttaaggtatttttatcctttccttTGAGACTTGAATTTGCAGATTCAAAGAGACTTTCATCAAGACTAGCTGTAGAGCCTTTATCAAAATCTATTTTCCTAAATCTGGtagcattttttaatatttccgttgttaaatttgattttttcataCTGGAAAAAGAATCATCCTCTGTTAAGGAATCATTTGAATTTTCGTTACAATTTATTGACAGAGGATTTACAAATACTGAAATTTTACGATTGCCAGAAATACTAGGTGGAACTTCTAATTCCTTCATAAACTGATTTCGTTCAGTAACATAATGGTTACAATTATCGCCAGTAGCTAACGTCGTAACAGCAAATATCCTTTTTACTTTCACAggatttatagatttttttttctttttttccttttttgattttttatcttcattcaTGCTATCACTAACATGATATATAACATTACCATCTACAGAACTAATCGCATATATCTTAGCAGCACCTTCTGTATCATCTTGTATTTCAGATTTTTCTTCAACAGgatcattttttgttaaaacagTATTACTATGTTGTATACTAACATGAAGAACACTCATACGACATGTAGATGGATCTAATAACATAGTTAATAATGGATCCAATATACGGGAAATATCTCCTCGCATAAGTGAATGAAGAAGCCACGATTGTGCAAGTAATTTCAATGGTGAGTTATCTGATAACTGAAGATTATCTAACATTTTTAACAAGGACCTGAAATACATTTatctcgatattaaaaatttaatacaattattcATGCTAAATAAAACGTgttcgatcaattttaatatttaaaattataaaaattactcCTTACTGGTCGAATGCTCGCAAGCAACCACGTAGTCTAGGATTTGTTTCAATTTCTCGTCCAAGGTGCCATAGGGTAGCAAATCTATTGAAtgcttctatctttttctccatgTTATCAGATGCGAGTGCAGATCCTATTACATCTTCAACAGCATCACAGGAATCATGCAAAGCATGATGCAATTCATGCATTAACTCAACACATCTCATCCTGTATTTATGAGCAGGTAATTCACCAAGATGATGCCACAAAGAATTTGCTAATACCTTAAATCaaaatatacttaaataataataatttattatttcattaaataatcaaagtaATGCTTACCTGAAATACGTTGGTATACTGTATTAAATAAGTTATATGCCATTGTTTTAATAATGGTATCATAACTACAGTCGTTACACCTTCTCCACTTTTtggatatatttctatatcactATGTGCCTTTAACAATGCTATTAAATCTAGCAATGTTGCAATACTTGTTAATTGTAATGTTGGTTGTTTTCCTAGCCAGCAAGCACAAACAATTAAGACCTTTAACCAATCAGGAAGGACAATTGCTCCTTTTGGTTCATCTTCCAGCAATAGACCATCtccagaaagaaaatattttggaaaagTTGATAATTCAACAAGTAAAGTTGATGCAATTTTAACAGATTCTTCCCATTCGGATTGAGCTATTGTATCAGTATATGAGTGAAGAACGTCAAAACATTTAATGTCTTCAACAACAGATACATCTTGACTGAAGAACCCAGAATCTTCTAAATTTAATCTAGAGTTCAATAGAAGTTCTAAATAATGCATTCTTTCATTAAAACTTTCTCTAGgacaagaaattaataaactatCAAACATATTCTGTACAGTTTTATCTTTAGCAAGTACTCTGTTACTAATTAATTtgacataaaaaattttatattgacGTAAACATTTTTCCAGCATCGAATGTTGGGCTTGAAATGCTGAAGACGTTTCTcttattaaagaatttatagAATCCATATAATTGTACACAGaattatgttttaatattgttgatttttcttccgacgcatttttctctgtttcttcagAATCTGTCTGTATATTTTccatacttttatttcttgataataatttaaaatcttcattaattattactgaAACATTAATGTCGTCAGTTTGTGTTACAGAAGCATCATTCAATTTAGAGATACTTctacttcctttcttcttagattttttttcagttCTTTTAGTAGTACCACCAGAATTTGCTCTTCTTCTAAGATTTGgacttttttcattataagaACTACTCATAGTATCtgctttatttaatttactatCTGACTGACTTTTTTCCAATGGAATTGCAATCAAAGAATTATCATTGCTACTTGTAGTAGCATTATTTTGAGAAGAATCCAATTTCGCGTCTATTTCACGCTTGTCTGTTTGTGTTGTCACTACCGTTGGTTGTACTTTGGATAGAATTTTTGCACATAATTCCAGACTTTTTGAGATTTCCATGCAAGAAAGCAGATCAATATGGCACAACAATTtactaataatattgtaaaacaAAGTAGGTAAATGATCAGAAGGAGTATCTATAAATGTGTCCAATGATACAGTATCTAATAGAAATTCTGTTaatatgcatatttcaatcAAATTTGGCATTCCACAACCAATAGATTTAACAGTCATCTCTTTGATTTCACACTGAGTTTTAATCCTAGCTTGACAAgctttttcaaacaaaaaacCACAATGTATCCAAACATAAGATGGTTCTaatgttgaaaataataaatttgctGATTTGACCACTTCATTGGTTTTTGGTATTTTACTTGACTGTCCACAAGCAATATAAAAAGTTctataaattcaaatataataaattaatcaaatttagtatacttaatattatttttaaatagttaCATAATAAACGTGCATTTTTTAcctaaaaatttcaaacaaaataTCATCTAGGATTATTGGTCCAATATCTGATTTATCCAATAATGAAACCAATATTCTATATGGTTTTAAATCTTGAGGATTCTCTTCACaactatttttcaataatgatttaatagcttcaattaaaatttcttttgcatACATATCAAAATAAGTAGCTGTATCTTCTAGAACTTCATTGGTCGTTGAAAGAGCTTTCGTTTTTAAGATTGATGTATTTACTTCAGTTCCCAAAAGCCATGCAAATAGACGCCTAACagaattacataatatattttcaatattcaaaaatatattatttatttttttatttatttacaaatatttacctATTCAAGCTCATGTCTCTTCTCAATATTGTAGTAAGAGCAgctgtaattaataataccatatccttatataacaataaactATTGTGTACAGGAAAACCAACCAATAATAAGTCCAAAGCACTTCTTTGTACTAGAACTGAGTTATCCTGTACTCCAGCGCATAGCGCAGTAATCTTAATTAGAACAAAagttaatattgtatataatatgcaaatatatattgtaagttttatgttttataaatttgtaattcttgaacttttaaatatttaccatAATATCACTGTCAGTACCCATAATAAACTTCTGCTCTTCCAtaggtatttttttattcaaatgtGACAGTACGAAAGATATAGCAGGTAATCGTATTCCAGAGTTTGAAGCTAAACAATCCCATAAGCATGCATAAAAATGCTCTGCACCTACTCCCTCACATACTTTCTCTAACAGAGAGTTAGtcctaataaaaaattatttttcttaatattatagaaCAACTACatgatttagaaatatttttcttaataaaaactaCATATTCACAAActatgaattttaatattgatagattttaattttacctaTCAAAATGATCAGAACCATCTTCTAAACCAGGAAGTACCCCACTTAGAAATCCACTCAATCCTGGTCGTAGTCTTTCTCCAAGGGGTACAAAATGAGTTTCATATACTGTCAATAAAGATGGTCTTACATTCATAGCAGCATGGCCCAATAATGGGAAAAGACCttagagaataaataataattcctaTTTTAGAGCTGTTCAAGATATACTATccaatatacatattaaaattgaattacctgcactatatataaaaagttcatGGCTGAGCCTATTTGTACCCATACATTTAAAAATGGTATCATAAGTTTCCAAAGCTTTTAAATGAACACCAGAAGGTAAAGCAGGATGCATACATTGTGCTAatctctttgatatttttattctccttgGAATTACTGGAAACTTCATATGATTCAACaatactttatttaatttgcCAAGTGCAGAAATAAGATCTGCCCATTCGCTAGTATATTCAAAGTTTTTTAAAGCCTTGTCTACAGCAGAGACATAGCTGtatagataaaatttgtataattaccagctattattattttctttgtaaataattgtattactTTTGCatgataattttcattttttaccaatataattaaacaatataaaatcctttttataaatacttacaCACGATATTTAGAATCTTTCATAAGTTCACATTCTTCCATAGTAATAGAACCCATGATTATTGATTGTGTATCAAtctgtttaaataaaatgttttctagctgttaattataattaaaatctatttacattatcgattatttgatACATTGATGGTAACTTTGACAgctcttttatattataagagAATCTTATTATATGGCACGTGTTACAAGTAGATAAAAACATGTTCCATTATCtgcaattaaaaatgaaatatactttaaacaatacaaattttatatattctatgatacataaaaattatcaatattacaaatctcataaagaaataaattttgttttttttttcctatccatatacatacatacatatacaataataaaatgataaattctgATAACTAAAGCAATTaagtagaaatataaaaattgtatatgtttcatttgaaaaaatctttcttttagaGATATATGACATAAAAGAACGCAGTTTTATTAAACTTTGAAGTCAATATGGCTGATTTTGTAATTAATGTATTACAGAAGAAACACTGTATCTACAATGTCTTTgctatttcaaagaaacaaTTGATATTTCGTGTTGACATTTCAAATTTACATATGTTGTCAAGGATAAATTAAAGCTCATTATATCAACATACTAATTCAATATCATGGGGAAAATGTGAATTACGATAAACCACTTGCAGGATTCGCTATCTTCCAGATTTTTACAAAGTAGAACACCACTAAatccataaaaatataaaaaaattttcgctttttcgaactttttatcatatatactcAAGttgtttctccctttcttcccTTATTTTCACTCTTTTTCGCTCCCACTACTTCCTGCCCGCTCTCAACACTTTATTCTATGCTTATTCAGTAAACTGAAGTTGGCTTTATGATAGttcttaaataataagaacTTAAGAATAaacgtaatttatatatatatatatatatatatatatatatatatacacacacacacacacacacacacacacacacacacacacacacacacacacacacacacacatatatacattatatatacacacacatacacctacacacacgcacacatatacgcacacacatatataatcctattatgattttttagtggaaatattttattttactaataATCGCATTGTAAGAATTTAattggaataaattttttaaataatatatttatatgaaataattaaaataaattaacatatatattttcacctTTGTCGAACATAAACTTCAAATGACTAATGGTAccatttaatttcttaaattacTCGACAtcatattaacaaatttagaaaaatttctaatgacTATTAACTTAAATATAATTCCATTTTATCGGTTCTAAgactaatttaaataaaattttatagttatctaactaatgaataaatacattaaattgATATGAAGCAATGGTAATACTAATATAAATGCAAGTTGAATCTTattggttcgttcgttttaatgAAAACTCTCGAACATGATAAATATACATGCAAACGAACCTTATGGTTACTCATTTTTCCCGCGTAAAGTCAGCATCTACCAACTTGTTTGAGTTGTTGAGTTTATTGCTATTATTCTGtgtttcgtttaattattttagataaataaaaaacagaattatcgataaatatgaCTGCAATCGATACAGATCAAAGACTTGAAGAATTACAACGAGAATATGTTGATTTTTTGGACGACatggtatataatttttaaatatctttattcgTATATCATATCGACTGAATAAAATGAtcaaaatgtatattaaattattacaggAAGATCAGGGTATATATGCCAATCtggttaaaaatatgattgaagaaaataaatatagattatatgtaaatattaatgatttaagaagaaaaaattctccACGAGCTATTAGGtagtaaaaattctttttcaaaaattcttgCAAAATGCTATCATAATTGCAAACCAgtatttcatactttttaattttatttttgtgattACAGTTTATTAAACAATTCTTTTGAGGAGCAATTAGCATTTCAAAATGCATTAAAACAATTTGTTGCTAATGTAGATACAGATTATGCTAAAGGAAACGTAGATTTTTTTATAGCATTTGAAGGAAGTTTTGGAAACAAGCACGTCACACCAAGAACATTAACTTCACGTTTTTTGGGTAATTTAGTATGTATCGAAGGTATTGTGAcaaaatgtaagtatatatatttatatacatcttattatatatagttaaagtaaaaaatcattgctcatatttttaatttatttatttaaggtTCCCTTGTGAAACCTAAAGTTGTACGTAGTGTTCATTATTGTAGTACAACAAAAACAGTAATTGAAAGGGCTTATACAGATTTAACTTCAATAGAGGCATTTCCACAATCTGCTGTATATCCTACCACGGtaattacttttacttttatttttatatttttttgctaattattttacattatttgtaacaaatattttgtatttaaggATGAAGATGGAAATCCACTTGAAACAGAATTTGGTCTATCTACGTATAAAGATCATCAAACTCTTACGATTCAAGAAATGCCTGAAAAGGCACCAGCTGGACAATTGCCACGTAGTGTTGATGTCATATGTGATAATGACTTAGTAGATTTATGTAAACCAGGAGATCGAGTTCAAGTTGTAGGAAATTATAGGTGTCTTCCAGGGAAACAAGGAGGCTATACAAGTGGCACATTTAggtttttaaattaaatatttctttttcacaaaaatgaaaatatcatttatatatattataattccttttcatttcctaCAGGACAGTTGTAATTGCCAACAATATTATGCAATTAAGCAAAGAAGCTAGTCTTTCAATTTCTCATGATGATGTAGCAATGTGTAAAAAACTAGCTAAAAGTAATCCatgcaaaaatatttttgaacttTTAAGTAAATCTTTAGCACCTTCCATACATGGCAATGAGTACATAAAAAAGGCTATTCTTTGTCTTTTGCTTGGTGgtgtagaaaaaattttacctAATGGTACAAGACTCCGAGGGTATgagattttttaatacattattctatacatatatatcacggaaaaatagtaaaatgcgataattttcatttacatttttcaaaatatttagaatttcCATATTGTTTGTAGAGATATTAATGTTCTACTCATAGGAGATCCATCTGTCGCGAAATCTCAACTTTTACGATACGTTTTGTGTACTGCCCCACGTGCAATAGCAACTACCGGCAGAGGTTCATCTGGTGTAGGTTTAACAGCTGCAGTTACAGTAGATCAAGAAACTGGAGAACGTAGACTGGAAGCAGGTGCTATGGTTTTGGCTGATCGTGGTGTTATTTGTATTGatgaatttgataaaatgtcAGATCTTGACAGGACTGCAATTCATGAAGTGATGGAACAAGGAAAAGTTACTATTGCTAAAGCTGGTATTCATGCTAGTCTAAATGCACGTTGTTCAGTTTTAGCTGCTGCAAATCCTGTTTATGGaagagtaataaaattatttttggataaaaaattgaatttaaatttaatttttaatttataagaacttcgtataattataagtatatatttttacagtaTGACCAATACAAAACACCAATGGAAAATATAGGACTGCAAGATTCTCTGCTTTCACGTTTTGATTTGCTATTTGTAATGTTAGATATAGTAGATTCAGAGCAGGATAATGTAATCAGTGATCATGTTGTGAGAATGCATAGATACAGAAATCCAATAGAGCAAGATGGAGAAGCATTACCATTGAGTAGTAAATTAGATATGTTAACAACTAAAACTCAGGATGAAGAACTTTctgaagaaatagaaaaacaagtCTATCAGAAATATGATCCTATGTTACATGGACAGTCATGTGCAAAAAGGTATATTGGGATTAAAcgtttctacaaaaaaaaaaaataatatatattatttgatattgcatatatgtagtattatactaaataaatttattttcctagTGATCAAATTCTGAGCATAACTTTTATGAGAAAGTATATTCATATAGCACGTTGTATGAAACCAAAACTAACAGAAGAAGCCAGTGAAGTTATAGCCGATGAGTATTCAAAACTTCGATCAGAAGAAATGCTTGAGTTTGATGTAGCAAGggtattgtattatattctatagctaaaatgatattatataattgatattaagtgatattattattcttttttacgttatattttttagacTCAACCTGTAACAGCTCGTACTTTAGAAACAATGATTAGATTATCGACCGCACATGCAAAAGCACGTTTATCAAAAAATGTTACTGCTGAGGATGCTCAGGCAGCCATTGAATTAATACAGTTTGCCTATTTCAAAAGagtgttagaaagagaaaaaaggaaacgcaGAAGACGCGATAGTGAAGTTAGCATAAATAGtaatgaagaggaagaaggtaGAGGGACAAAGCGCTCAAGAAAACATCAAAATGCAGTGGGAGAATCTAGCGATCCTTATGAATATAAGAGCGATACTGATGAATCTATTGATGAATTTACAAAAAGGACTACTAGATCTCGATCTCAAAAAACAGCTGCTACTTCTTCGACTACAATCTCTCAAAGTAGTGAAGAAGTTGTAGCTTCTACAGAGGAATCACCTGCAACAATTACAGAAGACAGGTACAATCcacaatagataatattttgtattgaaTAAAAggattctaataatattacttattttacatatacaagGAATGAATAatgtatctatttcttttttttagattgaaaatttttcgatcCCTGCTTCATAAATTATTCCAAGAACAAAGAGTTCAAGCTCTACCTCTCTCCAAAGTTCGGGATTATTTGGATGCACAACACACTCCAAATTTTACACCTTCCGAAATTACTGCTGCAATTAACAAAATGACAGATGATAATCAAATTATGTCTGCAgatgataatattttcctgatataaaaaattttgtaattaataattttataatacatatattgttaaagtaaaatttaaaaatatattctaatagtactccatttttttatacaattttatgtaatataattaaagataattttatctattaacatttattaattttatatgtatataatacaacaCATTGGCACATAAACTAGCAACAATAATCAACATTCATTACAGAAATATAAACACAATATAGTATACAATAGATACGTttcagattttatataaatatgtcatTCTACATTTCATGTATAttatgtgcgtgtgcgtgtgcgtgtgcatatgcgtgtgtgtgtgtgtgtgtgtgtgtatatgtatatgtatatatatatatatatatgtgtgtatatatatacatattatacatacatatatatatatatatatataaattgttacattacatataactttaattatatttaactaaTATTCAGGTATTTTTCCTCATACATATCTTATTATcataatctcttttttcttatactgTAGTcacttttgcttttatttactcttgtccatatatatacaatctattttatatattatgaatttatttatttattatatattattctcattttacatttataacaGTTTAAATAAGAACTGGCACTCTTCAGTAATTCTGAATAAAttctctatattattattttttaatcttaacatatataaatttaattttaattaaaatttaattccaatTCAAATTGTGCTTCTATAGAAATTCCTTTAAACTTTGCATTACATCTATTGTTATAACGAACATTTTGTGCCAATCGCAATTATTGCGACAAAGGtcataacaatttattattattgtaatgtTTTTATGGAGAAATATAATTGcgaataatattactattgtACAAaacttaatcattttttatgaaaattgttaaaaatttgtaataagtGTGGTTTATTCtacaaagataaaattattctcatttttatatttttttttaattcataaaaatgtactgtattgtactctctctctctctctttttttctcataattatctcctttaatattaaatacattttaactATGAATCGATGATTTGTAGTATAAAATCtgttttgtattttatgttatatgtatCCAACTTTTATGATACGATTTACAAGATTatcataaaacaaaagaacaattctttttattattgtaaacaaaataaattcgtaaaacATATTATTGAATAGTAGAAAATATTGATGACTATACATTTCAAACTTgtcatataaaatgaaataaagctATTGGTGTTActtcaataaattataaatctgATGTGGCAGTGATTTCATagtctcttaaaaaaaaatagagtatTGCTACTTT
Above is a window of Vespula vulgaris chromosome 4, iyVesVulg1.1, whole genome shotgun sequence DNA encoding:
- the LOC127063576 gene encoding protein dopey-1 homolog isoform X1, which translates into the protein MGSITMEECELMKDSKYRVYVSAVDKALKNFEYTSEWADLISALGKLNKVLLNHMKFPVIPRRIKISKRLAQCMHPALPSGVHLKALETYDTIFKCMGTNRLSHELFIYSAGLFPLLGHAAMNVRPSLLTVYETHFVPLGERLRPGLSGFLSGVLPGLEDGSDHFDRTNSLLEKVCEGVGAEHFYACLWDCLASNSGIRLPAISFVLSHLNKKIPMEEQKFIMGTDSDIMITALCAGVQDNSVLVQRSALDLLLVGFPVHNSLLLYKDMVLLITAALTTILRRDMSLNRRLFAWLLGTEVNTSILKTKALSTTNEVLEDTATYFDMYAKEILIEAIKSLLKNSCEENPQDLKPYRILVSLLDKSDIGPIILDDILFEIFRTFYIACGQSSKIPKTNEVVKSANLLFSTLEPSYVWIHCGFLFEKACQARIKTQCEIKEMTVKSIGCGMPNLIEICILTEFLLDTVSLDTFIDTPSDHLPTLFYNIISKLLCHIDLLSCMEISKSLELCAKILSKVQPTVVTTQTDKREIDAKLDSSQNNATTSSNDNSLIAIPLEKSQSDSKLNKADTMSSSYNEKSPNLRRRANSGGTTKRTEKKSKKKGSRSISKLNDASVTQTDDINVSVIINEDFKLLSRNKSMENIQTDSEETEKNASEEKSTILKHNSVYNYMDSINSLIRETSSAFQAQHSMLEKCLRQYKIFYVKLISNRVLAKDKTVQNMFDSLLISCPRESFNERMHYLELLLNSRLNLEDSGFFSQDVSVVEDIKCFDVLHSYTDTIAQSEWEESVKIASTLLVELSTFPKYFLSGDGLLLEDEPKGAIVLPDWLKVLIVCACWLGKQPTLQLTSIATLLDLIALLKAHSDIEIYPKSGEGVTTVVMIPLLKQWHITYLIQYTNVFQVLANSLWHHLGELPAHKYRMRCVELMHELHHALHDSCDAVEDVIGSALASDNMEKKIEAFNRFATLWHLGREIETNPRLRGCLRAFDQSLLKMLDNLQLSDNSPLKLLAQSWLLHSLMRGDISRILDPLLTMLLDPSTCRMSVLHVSIQHSNTVLTKNDPVEEKSEIQDDTEGAAKIYAISSVDGNVIYHVSDSMNEDKKSKKEKKKKKSINPVKVKRIFAVTTLATGDNCNHYVTERNQFMKELEVPPSISGNRKISVFVNPLSINCNENSNDSLTEDDSFSSMKKSNLTTEILKNATRFRKIDFDKGSTASLDESLFESANSSLKGKDKNTLKKMNGDIGSSLDSITNSFDSSSPEINNKQNKTKKEHIMISGGSREVAGTILKGKYQSTNEFTTGYDVHDVGSFETSAEVPSWTMDGEEGDIDLSTTAEEYFSNSSTTSIVEEILNEVLDRVMQICDVETSKNTDDVMQHNVKANRNSGVGVHNLHSHMLLYCGVYDSTRTLYALRTLRNELITNTRMFLCCAATTGVANATKNTTLLNLLARHRKSVFGRNFHGDIAYTEFIAAYRSSMYLEVLISVCLYFARSYYPNLGQMRLTQEEISGNRQVQLASAELLTLIFSELIHIVRDSGKGFSCYIVDLLAKCKVQKVALHCLVSSVMSMKNANKENEEIFTFTEEIISFNDPIIENEINKCKYRASDHTEAFQIQLLRLLLSLIMLEHQCSIQKGEEIGVMTSSIPSTPTRSVSNLTANSLKYVPGIPIPQQSMFLNSILSALQLEHMRHLHQHWTTLVTSSLPFMGSSLTSIVTSVIHQLCYNIEHLASYYISEEATLLSKLQDISTVECCLPADYTVTHLEALTFLLHYCLLDTSQQIGFSFNQPLSGTVQTGVPGANPGQIFSNLIHVFMPSPLSSELTSKEKNGANELHQHARRTALSHLPRIIASLSTLWQAVLATKDNEQATCVVGSPRIVKHQLLELLSPISFHHGVNFLAAVAVAWHERRQSTASSKKVLPEACPNQQVMVHLVSAIRVIPIDTLVQTVHQVVKTPPPIHGVKQDFSLEVSVLELLYVYMQSNASQSLIESWASLLGLLKDGLSLTAPAQFLLLAILNEYVQKCPPMQEKKDIRDLQDVSAKLIESCSQIAGACLEQTTWLRRNLAVREDVFEVVEGSSEGKEGKNGAVTPGTPPNVAYSVQAQAVLAEILAPLLDVSYGSQEKERVVTLLTNLMYNVTPYLKNHTMKNIASFTACSQLLSSLSGYQYTRKAWRKDVLDLLLDPAFFQMTPACLPYWRTIIDNLMTHDNTTFRDLMNRVSMAQSSGISIFSTREQEYEQKAQLLKRLAFVILCSEMDQYHKYMPEIQERLADSLRLPQVIPSIQAQVFLCFRVLLLRMSPQHATSLWPVIVSELVQVFLYIEHELNTDSEEFSRQSSSHIKVISVLDSSWAINASNGLQAHGHPHWLQLQLAAAKLLDLVLLLPAHRLPQFQMYRWAFVGDAAVGCSNNNNLSSDFVPHITRIAKLMDNKYKQGPPVPQITPGELILTSNSIRSLQDLHHFFTRLSRKSNNVCAPINNTQLESVIEQDFLEKMPAVPAR